The proteins below are encoded in one region of Ferruginibacter lapsinanis:
- a CDS encoding DUF420 domain-containing protein, which translates to MLEPTMIKNDRGAKSVIWVLSVVVFGAVAILSKYHLDIDLGFNPHVFAQANAIINSIVAFLLIAGIIAVKQKSYLLHKKIMLVAIVLSVLFLISYICHHLLAGETKFGDINHDGLVDADEKLQVGRLRILYYILLITHIPLAAIILPFILFTAYRALIGEYEKHKKLTRITWPVWFYVAVTGVIIYLMISPYYL; encoded by the coding sequence ATGTTAGAACCAACAATGATTAAAAATGACAGAGGGGCCAAGTCGGTGATATGGGTATTGTCTGTTGTAGTTTTTGGAGCTGTGGCTATTTTGTCAAAATATCATCTGGATATTGACCTTGGATTCAATCCGCATGTGTTTGCACAGGCAAACGCAATTATAAACTCTATCGTAGCATTTTTATTAATTGCCGGCATTATCGCAGTAAAACAAAAAAGCTATTTGCTGCACAAAAAAATAATGCTTGTTGCCATCGTGCTATCAGTGTTGTTTTTGATATCATACATTTGTCATCATTTATTAGCCGGCGAAACAAAGTTTGGTGATATCAATCATGATGGATTAGTAGACGCCGATGAAAAATTGCAGGTAGGAAGGTTACGTATATTGTATTACATTTTATTGATCACACATATTCCATTAGCGGCCATCATACTTCCTTTTATTTTATTTACAGCTTATCGTGCCTTAATTGGAGAATATGAAAAACATAAAAAACTTACAAGGATCACCTGGCCGGTTTGGTTCTATGTTGCTGTTACAGGAGTGATTATTTATCTGATGATAAGCCCTTACTATTTATAG
- the trmB gene encoding tRNA (guanosine(46)-N7)-methyltransferase TrmB codes for MGQKKLIRFAAIKTFANVLEYPENMQGKWNTFFKNNNPIVLELACGRGEYTVGLSRMFADKNFIGVDIKGNRIFIGAKKCLDEQLHNAAFLRTQIEKLADYFSEDEVSEIWLTFPDPQLRTSRAKKRLTHPRFLRLYQKVLSTKGCIHLKTDSPDLYTFTKRVIDMYGLTLLEDCDDVNAKSNKEELKIITHYQSLDIAKSNKIFYLKFQLPEVIADMDEQLQEILKREEPNNETDQEERFSNEDDLIVFTAEYLLERGYCCGNGCRNCPYEYKNVPEPKRSKLLAIQQASK; via the coding sequence ATGGGTCAGAAAAAATTAATTCGCTTTGCGGCTATAAAAACATTTGCCAACGTTCTGGAGTATCCGGAAAATATGCAGGGTAAATGGAATACATTTTTCAAAAATAACAATCCTATCGTGTTGGAATTGGCTTGCGGAAGAGGGGAGTACACGGTAGGTTTATCGAGAATGTTTGCCGATAAAAATTTTATCGGGGTAGATATAAAAGGTAACAGGATATTTATTGGTGCAAAAAAATGCCTGGATGAGCAACTGCACAATGCTGCTTTTCTACGTACTCAAATAGAAAAATTAGCAGATTATTTCAGTGAAGATGAAGTAAGTGAAATATGGCTCACTTTTCCAGATCCGCAATTAAGAACGTCCCGGGCCAAAAAAAGATTAACACATCCAAGATTTTTAAGATTGTATCAAAAAGTACTATCAACAAAAGGATGTATTCATTTAAAAACCGATTCTCCGGATCTGTATACATTTACCAAAAGGGTTATTGATATGTATGGATTAACCTTGCTGGAAGATTGCGATGATGTGAACGCAAAAAGTAATAAAGAAGAATTAAAAATAATTACCCATTATCAAAGTTTAGATATAGCAAAAAGCAATAAGATATTCTACCTTAAATTTCAGTTGCCCGAAGTAATTGCTGATATGGATGAACAATTGCAGGAGATACTGAAAAGAGAAGAGCCCAATAATGAAACTGACCAGGAAGAACGATTCAGTAATGAAGATGACCTGATCGTTTTTACTGCAGAGTATTTGTTAGAGCGAGGCTATTGTTGTGGCAATGGCTGCAGAAACTGCCCTTACGAATATAAAAATGTTCCGGAGCCGAAAAGGAGTAAATTGCTGGCCATTCAACAAGCCTCTAAATAA
- a CDS encoding glycosyltransferase family protein, with translation MRILVLGYIIRGPLGGLAWHHLQYVLGLKQLGHEVLFVEDSEDYPACYDPQTSLVTEDPAYGLRFINDLFNYYNLQSQWAYYDAHTNRWYGRDKQYVFDFSSSADIVLNISGVNPLRDWWVNIPSRVFIDTDPGFTQIKILTDTAYKALANAHTVFFSFAENIGQQYCSVPLADLTWIPTRQPIYIPAWKICEPSPLEKWTTVMQWDSYQAKEYDGRFYGMKSLSFKDYMTLPGRFTNEVFEIALGGVSAPREELKKNGWDLISSLVPTKTAQSYQEYIQSSKGEWSIAKHGYVLSNSGWFSERSACYLASGKPVLVQDTGFSKVLPTGKGLLIFTSMEEAEEAIRIINEQYALHCRSAREMAEDHFDASRVLTHILDRVT, from the coding sequence ATGCGTATACTTGTGCTGGGATATATCATACGTGGGCCATTGGGCGGATTAGCATGGCATCATTTACAATACGTATTAGGACTAAAACAATTAGGCCACGAAGTTCTTTTTGTAGAAGACAGTGAAGATTACCCCGCCTGTTACGATCCACAAACTTCTTTAGTTACAGAAGATCCGGCTTACGGGCTTCGTTTTATTAACGATCTTTTCAATTACTACAATCTCCAATCTCAATGGGCTTATTATGATGCACATACCAACAGATGGTATGGAAGAGACAAACAATATGTATTTGATTTTAGTTCATCTGCTGATATCGTATTAAATATTTCCGGCGTTAATCCTTTACGAGACTGGTGGGTTAATATTCCGTCACGGGTATTTATTGATACGGACCCCGGATTTACGCAAATAAAAATTTTAACCGACACTGCTTATAAAGCGTTGGCAAATGCACACACTGTATTTTTTTCTTTTGCAGAAAATATTGGGCAACAATATTGTAGTGTCCCTCTAGCAGATCTGACCTGGATACCAACAAGACAGCCTATCTATATACCAGCGTGGAAAATTTGCGAACCTAGCCCTTTAGAGAAATGGACTACTGTCATGCAATGGGATAGTTATCAGGCGAAAGAATATGATGGCCGATTCTATGGAATGAAATCTTTATCTTTTAAAGACTATATGACATTGCCTGGTCGTTTTACTAATGAAGTATTTGAAATAGCGTTGGGAGGAGTTTCTGCTCCAAGAGAAGAATTGAAAAAGAATGGATGGGATTTAATTAGTTCTTTGGTTCCCACTAAAACCGCACAGAGCTACCAGGAATATATTCAATCATCCAAAGGAGAATGGAGTATTGCTAAACATGGTTATGTACTTTCCAACAGTGGTTGGTTCAGCGAACGCAGTGCCTGCTATCTTGCCAGCGGAAAACCAGTACTTGTTCAGGATACAGGATTTTCAAAAGTGTTACCAACCGGAAAGGGATTGCTCATTTTTACTTCAATGGAAGAAGCAGAAGAAGCTATTCGTATCATTAATGAGCAATATGCACTCCATTGCAGATCTGCCAGAGAGATGGCAGAAGATCATTTTGATGCTTCCAGGGTCCTTACACATATACTGGACCGGGTTACCTAA
- a CDS encoding glycosyltransferase: MGNFIAKTDNHLLSERPTVKGKFIYKNGEKIYLKGVTYGTFKPQDDGSQFPERDIVEKDITLMAANGFNCIRTYTVPPTYLLDIAASLNLHVMVGLPWEQHITFLDNSKDIIKRVKEAVQSCKNHPAILCYTIGNEIPSGIVRWYGKRKIENFLKRLYAAVKEVDPHGLVTYVNYPTTEYLDLSFLDFDCFNVYLETPEKLGAYISRLHNLSGDRPLVLAEIGLDSKRNGIELQGEVLSWQVKTVFEKGCAGIFIFSWTDEWWRGGFEIDDWDFGIVDRERNPKPAMHSVKNAMNNIPYASKDPMPMISVIICTYNGGATIKDTLEGVLSLDYPNYEVIVVNDGSTDDVPTIAAQFPVKLITTPNKGLSNARNTGMYAAKGEILAYIDDDASPDPQWLTYLAYAYATSDHGCIGGPNISPEGSGFLATCVANAPGGPVHVLLNDEIAEHVPGCNMTFRRDALMQIHGFDPVYRTAGDDVDVCWRIQESGRTVGFHPAALVWHKRRNSLKAFWRQQKGYGKAEALLEAKWPEKYNAFGHLAWAGRIYGNGLTIPIKTKKDKVFHGTWGTALFQSVYQPANGLLSCLPLMPEWYLGMGLFAVLGSLGFIWPQLLWCWLAFAAAMLIVIIQAAISASKKSSLTPAQRKDPRYRLMIIFLHIIQPVARLYGRIKHGLTPWRKRGAAFKSGFLFTFFPKTFLHWSDQQWKSTEEWLTAIEGNLAAMKTCSKRGGEFDRWDIQVRNGLFSKSRGLLTIEEHGAQKQYLKFKCWPCYSSTVWMIMLILLALGGIAVATEQWVASIVFASLEILFIARFLVETARSLNSLHVGFTMLSTSVLRSAEFKIIQHKKVLPKEVELIFEPSTESALIAQN, from the coding sequence ATGGGAAATTTCATTGCAAAAACAGACAATCACCTTCTCTCTGAAAGGCCTACTGTTAAGGGTAAATTCATCTATAAAAATGGAGAGAAAATTTATTTGAAAGGTGTTACCTACGGTACTTTTAAGCCCCAGGACGACGGCTCTCAGTTTCCGGAAAGAGACATTGTGGAAAAGGATATCACCTTAATGGCTGCCAATGGATTCAATTGTATCAGAACATACACTGTTCCTCCTACATACTTACTTGATATTGCTGCGTCGTTGAATTTACATGTAATGGTAGGTTTGCCATGGGAACAACATATCACCTTTCTCGACAATAGCAAAGACATCATAAAAAGGGTGAAAGAAGCTGTTCAATCCTGTAAGAACCATCCGGCCATCTTATGCTATACGATCGGTAACGAAATTCCTTCGGGCATTGTGCGTTGGTACGGAAAAAGAAAAATAGAAAACTTTTTAAAGCGCCTGTATGCCGCCGTTAAAGAGGTTGATCCGCATGGCCTTGTTACCTATGTAAACTATCCTACTACAGAATATCTCGATCTTAGTTTTTTAGATTTCGATTGTTTTAATGTTTATCTCGAAACTCCTGAAAAATTAGGCGCTTATATTTCACGCCTGCACAATTTATCCGGCGACAGGCCGCTGGTATTGGCAGAAATAGGATTAGACAGTAAACGGAATGGCATCGAATTACAAGGAGAGGTTTTGTCCTGGCAGGTAAAAACGGTGTTCGAAAAAGGTTGTGCCGGCATATTTATTTTTTCATGGACAGATGAATGGTGGAGAGGAGGATTTGAAATTGATGATTGGGATTTTGGTATTGTTGACAGAGAACGTAATCCAAAACCGGCCATGCATTCAGTAAAAAATGCGATGAATAATATACCGTATGCATCAAAAGATCCGATGCCAATGATATCGGTGATCATCTGCACATACAATGGTGGGGCTACTATAAAAGATACATTGGAAGGTGTATTGAGTTTGGATTACCCTAACTACGAAGTAATTGTGGTAAATGATGGATCAACAGATGATGTACCAACAATTGCAGCACAATTTCCTGTAAAATTAATAACCACCCCTAACAAAGGATTAAGCAACGCAAGAAATACGGGTATGTATGCAGCCAAGGGAGAGATACTTGCTTATATTGATGATGATGCATCACCCGATCCACAATGGCTTACTTATTTGGCTTATGCCTACGCAACATCTGATCATGGCTGTATTGGCGGTCCTAATATTTCTCCTGAAGGCTCAGGGTTTTTAGCCACCTGCGTAGCAAATGCACCCGGAGGTCCTGTTCATGTATTATTGAATGATGAGATAGCGGAACATGTTCCCGGATGTAATATGACTTTTAGAAGAGACGCATTGATGCAGATCCACGGATTTGATCCTGTTTACCGAACCGCCGGTGATGATGTAGATGTTTGCTGGAGAATACAGGAATCCGGACGTACTGTAGGTTTTCATCCGGCTGCATTGGTATGGCACAAAAGAAGAAACTCATTAAAAGCATTTTGGCGTCAGCAAAAAGGATATGGAAAAGCGGAGGCATTGCTGGAAGCAAAATGGCCCGAAAAGTATAACGCCTTTGGTCATTTAGCCTGGGCAGGAAGAATATATGGTAACGGCCTGACCATTCCTATCAAAACAAAAAAAGATAAAGTATTCCATGGCACGTGGGGAACTGCATTATTTCAATCTGTTTATCAGCCTGCCAATGGTTTACTAAGCTGTTTACCTCTGATGCCGGAATGGTATTTAGGAATGGGCCTGTTCGCTGTTTTAGGAAGCCTTGGTTTTATCTGGCCACAATTACTTTGGTGCTGGTTGGCGTTTGCAGCAGCAATGTTGATCGTAATAATACAAGCCGCCATCAGTGCTTCAAAAAAATCTTCGCTTACTCCTGCACAAAGAAAAGATCCGAGGTATCGTTTAATGATCATTTTCTTACACATCATTCAGCCTGTTGCCAGGTTATATGGCCGTATCAAACACGGACTTACGCCATGGCGTAAACGAGGGGCTGCATTTAAATCAGGATTTCTTTTTACTTTTTTTCCGAAAACATTTTTACACTGGTCAGATCAACAATGGAAATCTACAGAAGAATGGCTCACCGCAATTGAAGGTAATCTTGCTGCAATGAAAACATGTAGTAAACGTGGTGGTGAATTTGACCGCTGGGATATACAGGTAAGAAACGGATTATTTTCAAAAAGCCGCGGACTCTTAACTATAGAAGAGCATGGGGCGCAAAAACAATACCTCAAATTCAAATGCTGGCCCTGCTATTCATCCACTGTATGGATGATCATGCTAATACTATTGGCATTAGGAGGTATAGCTGTAGCCACAGAGCAATGGGTAGCGAGTATCGTATTCGCATCTTTGGAAATACTCTTTATAGCACGTTTTCTGGTAGAAACAGCCCGTTCTCTAAATAGTTTACATGTTGGTTTCACTATGCTATCTACAAGTGTTTTGCGAAGCGCTGAATTCAAAATAATACAACACAAGAAAGTATTGCCGAAAGAGGTTGAATTAATATTTGAGCCCTCAACTGAATCAGCACTAATTGCACAGAATTGA
- a CDS encoding ABC transporter ATP-binding protein yields the protein MHRIDHFFILLNQKMQQVKIITKLLGYITRYKGKLFFLLAMSFIGVGFEVMKPLPVKYIIDNVLSNNNNPFISNFFGPTSSATDKTNLLLMLVFALIAIIIISACISMLVSHYTTKFCQRLVHDLSVDLFDKMQRLSLSFYSKNNIGELLQRLSADVYVVYAMVAQIIIPFVTAMASLVAMFYIMAHINLLLACIAISTVPALALLLFFYNKPITESTTQQYSTLGELSSFAQQTLSSIKIVQAYAREKYTHKKFSEHSNQYSHAFIRSTKISVSYVMLTGVVTAIAGALVVGIGAYLGLKGKISIGDLFVFLGYIGALFGPVNSLSSTIANAVTIAARGKRIFEILDSDEVVYEKPHAIELKNVKGDVVLHNITFGYDRNKRTILQNMNLRVNAGEVVAVVGSTGAGKTSLVSLLLRFYDPWNGKVMVDGVDIADVKLESLRNNISMVLQDSFLFPVSIAENITFGNPDITMDEIIAAAKVAQAHEFISKLPDGYHTLVSEGGVSLSGGEKQRIALARAFLKKAPILILDEPTSSLDVQTETKMFDALAEYAKGKTVFIISHRLSTIRQADMIITIQDGEIVETGTHESLLKLDKVYANLYKYQHLKN from the coding sequence TTGCACAGAATTGATCATTTCTTCATTTTATTGAACCAGAAAATGCAGCAGGTAAAAATAATTACAAAGCTATTGGGGTACATTACCCGTTATAAAGGAAAACTATTCTTCCTGTTAGCTATGTCATTTATCGGCGTAGGTTTCGAAGTGATGAAACCTCTCCCTGTAAAATACATCATTGATAATGTGCTTTCAAATAACAACAATCCCTTTATATCAAATTTTTTCGGACCAACGAGTAGTGCCACAGACAAAACCAATTTGTTGCTTATGCTGGTATTTGCACTTATTGCGATCATTATCATTTCGGCCTGCATCTCTATGTTGGTATCGCATTACACTACCAAATTTTGTCAACGGCTAGTGCATGATCTTTCGGTAGACCTGTTTGATAAGATGCAACGGCTATCTCTTTCTTTCTACTCAAAAAATAATATTGGAGAATTGTTGCAACGGCTATCTGCTGATGTGTATGTTGTTTATGCAATGGTAGCACAGATCATCATTCCATTTGTAACTGCGATGGCTTCATTGGTAGCCATGTTTTATATCATGGCGCATATCAATCTGCTTCTGGCCTGTATTGCTATTTCAACAGTGCCGGCTTTGGCATTGTTATTATTTTTTTACAACAAACCAATTACAGAATCTACCACCCAACAGTATTCAACTTTAGGAGAATTATCTTCTTTTGCACAACAAACACTTAGCTCTATCAAAATTGTACAGGCTTATGCAAGAGAAAAGTATACACATAAAAAATTCAGTGAACATAGTAACCAATACAGTCATGCTTTTATTCGATCTACCAAAATATCTGTATCCTATGTGATGCTTACAGGTGTAGTAACAGCTATCGCCGGAGCACTGGTAGTTGGCATTGGAGCTTACCTGGGATTAAAAGGTAAAATATCTATTGGTGATCTTTTTGTTTTCCTGGGGTATATCGGTGCTTTATTCGGACCGGTCAATTCTCTTTCTTCTACCATCGCAAATGCAGTAACCATTGCTGCCCGTGGAAAAAGGATCTTTGAAATATTGGACAGTGATGAAGTAGTATATGAAAAGCCGCATGCGATAGAACTGAAAAATGTTAAAGGAGATGTAGTACTACATAATATCACATTTGGGTATGACCGTAACAAACGAACCATCCTGCAAAACATGAACCTTCGGGTAAACGCCGGAGAAGTAGTGGCTGTTGTTGGCTCTACCGGTGCAGGTAAAACTTCTCTTGTTTCGCTTTTACTTAGATTTTATGATCCATGGAATGGAAAAGTTATGGTAGATGGAGTTGATATCGCTGATGTTAAACTGGAATCTCTCCGCAATAATATCTCGATGGTATTGCAGGATAGTTTTCTGTTCCCTGTTTCCATTGCAGAAAATATAACATTCGGAAATCCTGATATAACGATGGATGAAATTATTGCTGCAGCAAAAGTTGCTCAGGCACATGAATTCATCAGCAAGCTACCGGATGGATACCATACCTTGGTCAGTGAAGGGGGAGTATCTTTATCCGGCGGAGAAAAGCAACGAATTGCACTGGCAAGAGCCTTTCTTAAAAAAGCGCCGATATTGATTCTTGATGAACCAACATCTTCACTCGATGTACAAACAGAAACAAAAATGTTTGATGCACTTGCGGAATATGCAAAAGGTAAAACTGTTTTTATTATCTCTCACCGCTTATCTACTATCAGGCAGGCGGATATGATCATTACTATTCAAGACGGAGAAATTGTAGAAACCGGAACACATGAATCATTATTAAAATTGGATAAGGTATACGCCAATTTATATAAGTATCAACACTTAAAAAACTAA
- a CDS encoding NHL domain-containing protein encodes MKFTIFLFSAIITFSISNGQIITTKAGNFQNSMFFGDNGDALLASLNASGGMAMDNKNNLYIASNDWIRKIDATTNIITTIAGTGVAGSSGDGGLAVNAQINPISLAIDKNNNIYINNAGDQIRKIDAITNIITTLAGIAGSTPFSPLTQDGASAKTGYFYRIRQIAIDSFGTIYFTEPHKSRIRKIDTTSIVATVTGTGIRGNSGDGGVATNAQVGSPYGITVDKNGTIYFSDADYFIIRKIDPVTHIINKVAGIAGTYAYAGNNGPANLSSLAIVNGFLSSDSSANVYMVDDGNFCIRKINASDNTITTIAGPGPYKFIYYGDDSLATNASIMAQRHLTASQSGVIYFYDNSRRIRKIDPITQIISTSAGNGGYTGDGVVATNTLLNMPMGLAIDPAYNMYITDINNYRIRKVDPISGIISTIAGVGSIGFSADGTLATEAKINIPSSYMGHNILSDHSGNIYFIDNGSAMVRRIDAATNIITTVAGTGTKGYSGDGGIATAANINARSITMDKVGNLYITGEYRVRKIDTATKIISTIAGTGIDGYSGNGGIATAANIDPYDISVDKHNNIFIAELFDSVYIRKIEASTNIITPIAGNGRQGTSGNGGLAINATMQPFNIWVDDSDYVYLSADINGNIRRIDPVTNIITLIAGTMTPGCTGDGGSVLNANINPSSITLDIYGNIYMADGNNNVVRKITYASPPLFNIKAGSWSDPSVWSNNQIPDSDQTIILKYDITIDSNATCKSLSALGHAVTIAPNTTLTITGQK; translated from the coding sequence ATGAAATTTACAATATTTTTATTCTCTGCTATTATTACTTTTTCTATTTCAAACGGGCAGATCATTACAACTAAAGCTGGAAATTTTCAAAACTCTATGTTTTTTGGTGATAATGGAGATGCTCTATTGGCATCTCTGAATGCAAGTGGAGGAATGGCAATGGACAATAAGAATAATCTGTACATTGCCAGTAATGACTGGATAAGAAAAATAGATGCTACAACAAATATTATCACAACAATTGCCGGAACCGGCGTTGCCGGCTCTTCGGGAGATGGAGGCTTGGCTGTAAATGCCCAGATCAACCCCATCAGTCTGGCGATTGATAAAAACAATAATATTTATATTAATAATGCAGGTGACCAAATCCGAAAAATTGATGCAATCACCAATATTATTACAACATTGGCTGGCATTGCCGGTTCTACTCCATTTTCACCTCTTACCCAAGATGGAGCATCTGCTAAAACAGGCTATTTTTACAGGATACGACAAATCGCCATAGATTCATTCGGGACAATCTATTTTACAGAACCTCATAAATCGAGAATCAGAAAAATAGATACAACAAGCATTGTTGCTACAGTTACAGGAACGGGTATCCGCGGCAATTCAGGTGATGGCGGCGTTGCCACCAATGCACAGGTTGGTTCTCCTTACGGCATTACTGTTGATAAGAACGGAACTATTTATTTTTCAGATGCCGATTATTTCATCATAAGAAAAATTGATCCGGTAACACACATCATTAATAAAGTAGCAGGTATCGCAGGTACTTATGCGTATGCCGGTAACAATGGCCCTGCAAATCTTTCTTCTCTCGCTATTGTCAACGGTTTTTTATCTTCCGATTCATCAGCAAATGTGTACATGGTTGACGATGGAAATTTTTGCATCAGGAAGATAAATGCATCTGACAATACCATTACTACCATTGCAGGCCCCGGTCCATATAAATTTATTTATTATGGAGATGACAGCTTAGCAACAAATGCAAGTATCATGGCACAACGGCATTTAACTGCTTCGCAAAGCGGAGTTATTTATTTTTATGACAACTCCCGACGAATCAGAAAAATAGATCCGATAACGCAGATCATTAGCACAAGCGCAGGAAATGGAGGTTATACCGGCGATGGAGTTGTTGCCACCAATACATTGCTTAATATGCCAATGGGGCTGGCAATAGATCCGGCATACAATATGTATATTACCGATATCAACAACTATCGGATTCGTAAGGTTGATCCCATCTCTGGCATTATATCTACTATTGCTGGCGTTGGCTCAATAGGTTTTTCAGCAGATGGTACACTAGCCACTGAAGCCAAGATCAATATTCCTTCAAGCTATATGGGCCATAATATTTTAAGCGATCATTCAGGAAATATTTATTTCATAGATAACGGTTCTGCAATGGTTAGAAGAATTGATGCTGCTACAAATATCATAACTACTGTTGCAGGTACCGGCACTAAAGGGTATTCCGGCGATGGAGGAATAGCTACCGCAGCAAATATTAATGCAAGAAGTATCACTATGGATAAAGTTGGCAATCTATATATAACAGGTGAGTATAGAGTTAGAAAAATTGATACTGCAACAAAGATTATTTCCACGATTGCAGGAACAGGCATTGATGGATACAGCGGCAATGGAGGAATAGCTACTGCAGCAAACATTGATCCCTATGATATTTCTGTAGATAAGCATAACAATATTTTTATTGCTGAACTTTTCGATTCTGTATATATCCGAAAAATTGAAGCAAGTACTAATATTATTACACCAATTGCAGGAAACGGTAGGCAAGGTACATCAGGCAACGGAGGCCTCGCCATTAATGCTACAATGCAGCCCTTTAATATTTGGGTGGATGATTCTGATTATGTGTATCTCTCTGCTGATATAAATGGGAATATCCGGAGAATCGATCCAGTTACAAATATCATCACTTTAATTGCAGGCACTATGACTCCCGGTTGCACTGGCGATGGCGGTTCTGTTTTAAATGCAAATATTAATCCAAGTTCCATCACATTAGATATTTATGGCAACATATATATGGCAGATGGTAATAATAATGTGGTACGAAAAATTACCTACGCCTCACCCCCTTTGTTTAATATTAAGGCAGGCAGCTGGAGCGATCCTTCAGTTTGGTCGAATAACCAAATACCTGATTCTGATCAGACCATCATTTTGAAATATGATATTACGATAGATAGTAACGCCACCTGCAAATCATTATCAGCCCTGGGGCACGCTGTTACTATAGCTCCTAATACTACTTTAACAATAACGGGACAAAAATAA
- a CDS encoding glycosyltransferase, whose protein sequence is MKKLRIVVGGFIGLYPTGGVTWDYIQYVIGLQQLGHDVFYLEDTCQFPKFQSAGKEWNDPSDSIEYLKNTMEKFGLQNRWAYRDVASGNCFGMSLDKIKEICRTADVFINISASTFLRDEYLAIPKRVLIDSDPMFTQVDYLTETGGKDPSGMKFILDNHNYHFSFGENIGQASCRIPLAGFNWHTTRQPICIDCWNTINPQKSNIISTVMNWSVRPDLIFDNENWGQKNIEFKKFIGIPKLFTDISFEIIITGLTDEKRNEIKAHGWNTLDPLKTITDTLSYKEFITTAMAEFSVAKHTYVKSNSGWFSCRSACYLAAGKPVIAQDTQWSKYIPTGNGLFAFTDTESIITSVNDLKENYMKHSKAAIEIAREYFDSNKILNQLLEKIS, encoded by the coding sequence ATGAAAAAGTTAAGGATAGTGGTTGGAGGATTTATCGGGCTGTATCCTACCGGTGGCGTTACCTGGGATTATATCCAGTATGTTATCGGGTTACAACAACTGGGGCATGATGTTTTTTACTTAGAAGATACTTGTCAATTTCCAAAATTTCAATCTGCAGGCAAAGAATGGAATGATCCTTCGGATAGTATTGAGTATCTCAAAAACACAATGGAAAAATTCGGTTTGCAAAACAGATGGGCTTACCGTGATGTGGCCAGTGGTAATTGTTTTGGTATGTCTCTTGATAAAATAAAAGAAATATGCAGAACGGCAGATGTGTTCATCAATATCTCCGCTTCTACTTTTTTACGGGATGAATATCTTGCCATTCCAAAAAGAGTCTTAATAGATTCGGACCCAATGTTCACACAGGTTGATTATCTTACTGAAACAGGTGGTAAAGATCCTTCCGGAATGAAATTCATTCTTGATAACCACAATTATCATTTCAGCTTTGGAGAAAATATTGGGCAGGCCTCTTGCAGGATTCCTCTTGCAGGATTTAACTGGCATACAACCAGGCAACCCATCTGCATTGATTGTTGGAATACAATCAATCCGCAAAAATCAAATATCATTTCTACAGTGATGAATTGGTCAGTAAGACCGGATCTTATTTTCGACAACGAGAACTGGGGACAGAAAAATATTGAATTTAAAAAATTCATCGGTATCCCAAAATTGTTTACCGACATATCCTTTGAAATAATCATTACAGGTTTAACCGATGAAAAAAGAAATGAAATAAAAGCACACGGATGGAATACGTTGGACCCATTAAAAACGATCACGGATACCTTAAGTTATAAAGAATTTATTACTACTGCTATGGCAGAATTCTCTGTAGCGAAACATACTTATGTAAAATCCAATAGTGGCTGGTTTAGCTGCAGGTCTGCTTGTTATCTGGCAGCAGGAAAACCGGTGATCGCACAAGACACGCAATGGTCAAAATACATTCCTACAGGTAATGGTTTATTTGCCTTTACCGATACAGAGTCAATCATTACATCTGTAAATGATCTGAAAGAGAATTATATGAAACATTCGAAAGCGGCAATAGAAATTGCACGGGAATATTTTGATAGTAATAAAATATTAAATCAACTCCTTGAAAAAATTTCCTGA
- a CDS encoding MGMT family protein codes for MKKKAVKKIAAKETAKSTVKEYSFFADVYDVVRQIPKGRATSYGAIANYLGTKLSARMVGWAMNAAHSATPKVPAHRVVNRNGMLTGKHHFATPTLMEELLKKEKILVKEDTIVDFKKIYWDPSEELGL; via the coding sequence ATGAAAAAGAAAGCTGTGAAAAAGATTGCCGCTAAAGAAACAGCAAAAAGTACAGTAAAAGAATATTCTTTTTTTGCAGATGTATATGATGTGGTAAGACAAATACCCAAAGGAAGAGCAACCAGCTATGGAGCAATTGCAAATTACCTCGGCACAAAATTATCGGCACGTATGGTAGGATGGGCAATGAACGCCGCACATAGTGCTACCCCAAAAGTGCCAGCTCACAGAGTGGTGAACAGAAATGGTATGCTCACCGGCAAACATCATTTTGCCACACCTACTTTAATGGAAGAATTGTTAAAAAAAGAAAAGATCCTCGTCAAAGAAGATACAATTGTGGATTTCAAAAAAATATACTGGGACCCCTCGGAAGAATTAGGTCTGTAA